A stretch of the Ornithodoros turicata isolate Travis chromosome 4, ASM3712646v1, whole genome shotgun sequence genome encodes the following:
- the LOC135392421 gene encoding uncharacterized protein LOC135392421: MSDSSAATVASTFISVCVSRFGVPSIVTTDRVPQFEASLFTSFLKLLSTNRIRTTSNHPSFNGLAERFHRQLKAAIMGHENPPHWTVVLPVVLLGSRATLKPDIGCSSAELVYGTTFRLPDDFFEPLLIQPPIPGVTCTSSVTFSTASALHQLEPTSSGRHTCLSS; encoded by the coding sequence ATGTCGGACTCGTCTGCTGCCACTGTAGCCTCAACTTTCATCTCCGTGTGCGTATCTCGGTTCGGTGTCCCCTCCATTGTCACCACCGACCGCGTCCCACAGTTCGAGGCGAGCCTCTTCACATCCTTCCTGAAGCTGCTAAGTACCAACCGCATCCGGACAACTTCTAACCATCCGTCTTTTAATGGGCTGGCTGAACGTTTCCACCGCCAGCTCAAGGCTGCCATCATGGGCCACGAAAATCCACCCCACTGGACCGTTGTTCTGCCCGTTGTCCTCCTGGGAAGTCGCGCCACGCTGAAGCCGGACATCGGATGCAGTTCCGCAGAGCTCGTGTACGGCACCACCTTTCGACTCCCGGACGATTTCTTCGAGCCTCTATTGATCCAGCCTCCGATACCAGGAGTTACCTGCACGAGCTCCGTAACATTTTCGACGGCCTCCGCGCTCCATCAACTAGAGCCAACTTCATCTGGGCGCCATACGTGCCTCAGCAGCTGA